From a region of the Acidicapsa acidisoli genome:
- a CDS encoding site-specific integrase has protein sequence MTDCGIIPTTGSLERFQEAKWKTPALFSPSPRAEERFWDFFTSNIRNRHTRRAYLHAALRFSEWCSAWTITDLRTVRPINVATYIEQMLQTHSKPTVKLHLAALRVLFDWMVVGQQIETNPAQVVRGPKHSVRRGKTIPVSPEEVRLILGSIETDTLIGLRDRALIAMLFNTVSRISAALSMRVEDYFTAGRDAFARLQEKGGKEHVVPVNHVLAQYMDAYIHGAGLADDPKGPLFRTSPRWSVHLERRPMLQGDAYHMIARRRRAVGITTKIGNHSFRAGGITTYLKNGGYLEVAQRLAGHASPVTTQIYDHRDDEVSRAEVERIAI, from the coding sequence ATGACGGATTGCGGAATTATTCCCACCACTGGGTCTTTGGAACGATTCCAAGAAGCGAAGTGGAAAACGCCCGCACTCTTCTCGCCATCGCCCCGAGCGGAGGAACGCTTCTGGGATTTCTTCACCAGCAACATCCGCAACCGTCACACGCGGCGGGCATATCTACACGCAGCCCTGCGGTTTTCAGAATGGTGCTCGGCGTGGACCATCACGGATCTCCGGACCGTCCGGCCCATCAATGTCGCCACCTACATCGAGCAAATGCTGCAGACGCACTCCAAGCCAACGGTGAAGCTGCACCTGGCCGCGCTGCGCGTGCTATTTGACTGGATGGTGGTGGGGCAGCAGATCGAGACCAACCCTGCCCAAGTCGTCCGCGGGCCGAAACACTCCGTCCGCAGAGGCAAGACAATCCCGGTGAGCCCAGAAGAAGTGCGGCTGATCCTCGGCAGCATTGAGACCGACACGCTCATCGGACTGCGGGACCGCGCGCTCATCGCCATGCTGTTCAATACCGTGAGCCGCATCAGCGCAGCGCTGAGCATGCGCGTGGAGGACTATTTCACCGCCGGGCGCGATGCGTTTGCGAGGCTACAGGAGAAAGGCGGGAAGGAGCACGTCGTACCAGTGAACCACGTGCTCGCTCAATATATGGACGCCTACATCCATGGCGCTGGGCTCGCAGACGACCCGAAGGGACCGCTATTTCGCACGTCGCCGCGCTGGTCTGTTCATCTTGAGCGCCGTCCCATGTTGCAGGGAGACGCGTACCACATGATTGCCCGGCGGAGGAGAGCAGTCGGCATCACGACCAAGATCGGAAACCACAGCTTTCGCGCCGGCGGCATTACCACGTATCTCAAGAACGGCGGATACCTTGAGGTTGCCCAAAGGCTGGCTGGGCACGCATCGCCAGTCACTACGCAGATATACGACCACCGGGATGACGAGGTATCGCGTGCGGAGGTGGAGAGGATTGCGATCTGA
- a CDS encoding tetratricopeptide repeat protein — translation MRKRMGLLFALAVVGLAYPTTRPAGAQIVVKDIASVPVTISISESPDPNPAQITNHGTLTWNGQNYDARFDGVVSAFAKDKKGTATVATITFERDQQNGVTMERKDTAGTLGVTATYTGKIAAGNTISGIVVWSNNGTPFASGKWEGTVTMPSKPAPQPVPQITQPTQTGSPVPAPPTVAAGSGAVAGPTSQRTAPTQDSLPPAKPNYVPSDYQVDENAKVSAAPPLGAPMEIQLCDRETDTHTDCVVLKWAGTQYDGRWDSGFFSNFYVKAYDKKRVLLIRKGEPALMGAIYVYDGGMNQAGIVNGTATSIQAGTQSSQWKFIAAAVPPPPTAAEAAAEKKYATKILDKMAGERDALFAQLKTLPAPASTSSCDPAKPSSTDLNETRRLVQAAHKASDDATAACWAYVGAVKGDAASQKFYAYLLSRLGEGKADLRQAYLWSKLVAEDGGQSAQKDLFQMYRDGKGTPTDSLKSNYWTVIATIDAKTPANQTKSVYCDVENPGHLNAGDVNSAWWESAERGDLRNMMCWEVIGAEVGDPDLQALVGIELMEGIGFSVDEVGAFQLFSSSAATGETAAEYYLSRCYMFPSGTQRDMKKYRYWYDKSQETPIGWSINKDYTDRTYKRMWSAALNFLTSGPTDETNYKEEERKSIAAGIRHGELIRNHYRSF, via the coding sequence ATGCGCAAACGCATGGGTCTCCTTTTCGCACTTGCCGTTGTCGGCCTTGCGTACCCCACGACGCGCCCAGCGGGCGCGCAGATTGTGGTCAAGGACATAGCGTCTGTTCCGGTAACTATTTCGATTTCCGAGTCGCCAGATCCGAACCCGGCTCAAATTACGAACCACGGAACATTGACATGGAATGGCCAGAATTACGATGCCAGGTTCGATGGTGTAGTCAGCGCCTTCGCAAAAGACAAGAAAGGAACTGCAACCGTTGCGACAATCACATTCGAGCGCGACCAGCAAAATGGCGTGACCATGGAGCGAAAAGATACCGCTGGAACTTTAGGCGTGACTGCGACCTATACGGGCAAGATTGCCGCCGGCAATACAATTTCCGGCATTGTAGTGTGGTCCAATAACGGCACGCCTTTTGCATCGGGAAAGTGGGAAGGCACCGTAACGATGCCCTCGAAACCTGCGCCGCAACCGGTCCCTCAAATAACGCAACCAACTCAGACAGGTAGCCCAGTTCCAGCGCCTCCGACAGTCGCGGCAGGATCGGGAGCAGTGGCGGGACCGACCAGCCAAAGAACTGCACCAACCCAAGACTCGCTCCCTCCGGCAAAGCCGAATTACGTCCCCTCTGACTATCAGGTCGACGAAAATGCCAAGGTCAGCGCCGCACCTCCTCTTGGGGCGCCGATGGAAATTCAGCTGTGCGACAGAGAAACGGACACGCATACAGATTGTGTGGTTCTGAAATGGGCCGGAACGCAGTACGACGGGAGGTGGGACTCGGGATTTTTCTCGAATTTCTACGTGAAGGCATATGACAAGAAGCGCGTCTTGTTGATTCGCAAGGGAGAACCAGCTTTGATGGGCGCGATTTATGTGTACGACGGAGGCATGAACCAAGCAGGCATCGTTAACGGAACCGCCACAAGCATCCAAGCTGGCACACAATCATCACAATGGAAGTTCATCGCAGCGGCAGTCCCGCCGCCGCCAACTGCCGCGGAAGCGGCTGCTGAAAAGAAATACGCCACCAAGATTCTCGACAAAATGGCTGGCGAGCGGGATGCACTGTTTGCCCAGCTCAAAACGCTGCCTGCCCCAGCTTCAACCTCATCTTGCGATCCGGCGAAGCCGAGTTCGACCGATTTGAACGAAACCCGCCGTCTTGTGCAGGCGGCGCACAAAGCCTCAGATGATGCTACGGCTGCCTGCTGGGCTTATGTGGGGGCCGTAAAAGGAGACGCGGCCTCGCAAAAATTTTATGCCTACCTACTCAGCAGGCTCGGTGAGGGGAAGGCAGACTTGCGTCAGGCATACCTTTGGTCGAAGCTCGTCGCGGAAGACGGCGGCCAATCAGCGCAAAAAGACCTCTTCCAGATGTATAGGGATGGCAAAGGAACGCCGACAGATTCTCTGAAGAGCAATTACTGGACCGTGATTGCCACAATCGATGCGAAAACCCCTGCGAATCAGACGAAAAGCGTGTACTGCGATGTGGAAAATCCCGGCCATTTAAACGCGGGCGACGTCAACTCAGCATGGTGGGAGAGTGCTGAAAGAGGCGACCTGCGCAACATGATGTGCTGGGAAGTGATCGGGGCCGAGGTTGGTGATCCTGATTTGCAGGCTTTGGTGGGAATCGAGCTCATGGAAGGGATAGGCTTCAGCGTTGATGAAGTGGGAGCGTTTCAGCTCTTCTCGTCAAGCGCTGCGACTGGCGAAACGGCAGCCGAATACTACCTGTCGCGTTGCTATATGTTCCCGTCGGGCACGCAACGGGACATGAAGAAATACCGCTATTGGTACGACAAGTCACAAGAAACGCCAATTGGGTGGTCCATTAACAAGGATTACACCGATAGAACATATAAGCGTATGTGGTCGGCCGCACTCAACTTCCTGACTTCTGGCCCTACAGATGAGACGAACTACAAAGAAGAAGAAAGGAAGAGCATCGCTGCCGGGATTCGGCACGGGGAATTGATACGGAACCACTATCGAAGCTTCTAG
- a CDS encoding DUF1643 domain-containing protein — protein MKPKHDPGGKVRLAVAQGVKSTAVFGGPKDCYRYRLKRTWDDSKPHVMFVMMNPSTADPLIDDPTVAKCGRFARAWGYGGIYVGNTFAYRATDQKRLLEISDPIGPDNDKHLIEMAQSAAVVVFAYGKPKHAPLRTRGPALAKLLIERAGVTPHTLRLSMEGTPWHPLYLKETLKPVVWKL, from the coding sequence ATGAAACCTAAACATGATCCCGGCGGTAAGGTCCGTCTAGCAGTGGCGCAGGGCGTAAAAAGCACTGCGGTCTTTGGTGGCCCTAAGGACTGCTATCGTTACCGTCTCAAGAGGACGTGGGATGACAGCAAGCCGCACGTCATGTTCGTCATGATGAACCCCAGCACAGCCGATCCTCTGATCGATGACCCCACGGTCGCAAAATGCGGGCGTTTTGCTCGGGCATGGGGATATGGCGGGATCTACGTGGGCAATACGTTCGCTTATCGAGCGACTGACCAGAAGCGACTGCTGGAGATATCCGATCCGATAGGCCCGGACAACGACAAACACCTGATTGAGATGGCACAATCTGCGGCCGTTGTGGTGTTTGCTTACGGCAAGCCTAAGCATGCGCCCTTGCGCACGCGAGGACCAGCACTGGCAAAGCTGCTAATAGAGCGGGCTGGCGTCACACCGCACACATTACGGCTGTCCATGGAGGGAACGCCTTGGCATCCGTTGTACCTCAAAGAAACATTAAAGCCCGTCGTATGGAAGCTGTGA
- the dcm gene encoding DNA (cytosine-5-)-methyltransferase, translating into MLNFNDQSRPPPITYGCVCSGISAPTLAAKHLGWKIAFFSEIDKFPRAVLQHHYASIPLHSDFTTIQKDTYGTVDLLVGGTPCQSFSVAGKRLGLDDPRGNLALEYGALATRLHALWLAFENVPGLLSSAKGEDFAAFISAITGIEYRPPAAGWKNAGIAEGRTDRWGIAWRILDGQYFGVAQRRRRLFVIGYRGDWRPAAAVLLEPDSMRGDSPPSRKAQANVAALTAAGVGTCSADDNQAQAGHLIAGTLEAAAGRSGGAGINPGRLVCANLAETMRAGGNTTGGHRPPGTDVDTASTYLIAHSLRGEGFDASEDGTGRGTPLVPVAFSCKDDGRDVTNDLSPTLRSMNHDASHANGGGQVAVCYPILEPGSRTGVSTTDPRAGMGVGDPEDPMFTLQSGKQHGIAVSCFPINTQMALRDEGTSNSSREGVGLGKEGDPAFTLQAHHSHAIAMSLRGRDGGATAELSGDVMPAIRASQGGGDKPHVLVPSAVRRLTPIECERLQGMPDNYTLVPHGKNKAKDFREWFEYLRLRVTGLTEMDARQLAADGPRYKAIGNSMAVPCVKWIFDRLDHVHRTLLQSEKAA; encoded by the coding sequence ATGCTGAATTTCAACGATCAATCAAGGCCGCCGCCCATAACCTACGGCTGTGTTTGTTCCGGGATCTCTGCTCCTACACTCGCTGCAAAACATCTTGGATGGAAAATCGCCTTCTTTAGCGAAATAGATAAATTCCCCCGCGCTGTATTACAGCACCACTACGCATCGATCCCCCTACATTCCGACTTCACCACAATTCAGAAAGATACATATGGAACAGTTGACCTTCTTGTCGGGGGAACACCCTGCCAATCCTTCTCAGTCGCCGGAAAACGCCTCGGACTGGATGATCCGCGCGGCAACCTCGCGCTTGAATATGGGGCCTTGGCTACACGCCTTCATGCCCTCTGGCTGGCATTTGAGAACGTCCCAGGTCTTCTCTCAAGCGCCAAAGGCGAAGACTTCGCAGCATTCATCAGTGCCATTACCGGGATTGAATACCGACCTCCCGCCGCCGGATGGAAGAACGCTGGAATCGCCGAAGGCCGTACAGACAGATGGGGCATCGCCTGGCGGATACTTGACGGCCAATATTTCGGAGTGGCCCAAAGACGCCGCCGTTTGTTCGTTATCGGATATCGTGGAGACTGGCGTCCTGCCGCAGCGGTATTACTTGAGCCCGATAGCATGCGCGGGGATTCTCCGCCGAGCCGCAAAGCGCAGGCGAACGTTGCCGCCCTTACTGCAGCAGGCGTTGGAACATGCAGCGCGGATGATAACCAAGCCCAAGCAGGGCATCTCATCGCAGGAACTTTAGAAGCTGCTGCTGGCCGCAGCGGTGGCGCTGGGATCAATCCAGGAAGGCTTGTCTGTGCCAATCTGGCAGAAACGATGCGGGCGGGAGGCAATACTACTGGTGGTCATCGACCGCCAGGCACTGATGTTGACACGGCCAGTACCTACTTAATTGCACACAGCCTTCGCGGTGAAGGGTTCGATGCGAGCGAAGACGGCACGGGGCGCGGTACGCCGTTAGTGCCAGTGGCCTTCTCCTGTAAAGATGATGGCCGTGACGTCACGAATGATCTCTCGCCCACCTTACGCAGCATGAATCATGATGCCAGCCATGCGAACGGCGGAGGGCAGGTTGCGGTCTGCTATCCCATTCTTGAGCCCGGTTCACGCACTGGCGTCTCCACGACTGATCCCCGTGCGGGTATGGGAGTTGGCGACCCCGAAGATCCGATGTTCACTCTCCAATCGGGCAAGCAGCACGGTATAGCCGTTTCCTGTTTTCCAATTAATACCCAGATGGCCTTGCGTGACGAAGGAACAAGCAATAGTTCGCGTGAAGGTGTCGGTCTAGGAAAAGAAGGTGACCCAGCCTTCACATTGCAGGCTCATCATTCACATGCCATTGCAATGTCATTACGCGGTCGTGATGGCGGAGCTACAGCAGAATTATCTGGCGATGTCATGCCTGCTATCCGCGCTTCCCAAGGTGGCGGCGACAAACCGCATGTTCTGGTGCCCTCTGCCGTTCGCAGGCTTACTCCTATCGAGTGCGAACGGCTCCAGGGCATGCCGGACAACTATACCCTCGTTCCGCACGGAAAGAATAAGGCGAAGGATTTCCGAGAATGGTTCGAATACCTTCGTCTACGGGTAACGGGCCTGACTGAAATGGATGCACGTCAACTGGCTGCAGATGGGCCCAGATACAAAGCCATCGGGAACAGTATGGCAGTCCCGTGTGTGAAATGGATATTTGACCGGCTTGATCATGTACATCGGACCCTCTTGCAATCGGAGAAGGCAGCATGA
- a CDS encoding DNA-methyltransferase yields MATLDAESIDSIVTDPPYGIRFMGKAWDGSDIENTVSVKMRKNTVRADSYKRHDGLAFAAGTYDTSPSGNTAFQIWTQAWALEAFRILRPGGHLLSFASPRTYHRMTTGIEDAGFEIRDQIMWLFGSGFPKSHNLDGNYEGWGTALKPAHEPIVVARKPLKGTVADNMLRHGTGALNIDASRISTEEVLAAGAGGLFSHIRDGKPYPTRTRENEASANRRYSGSGGTDFAMIPGVRGGDERGRWPANVIHDGSGEVLASFPQATGQQAPVTGREPSSKTNNVYSSFNGRPATTPRGDSGSAARFYYCAKASKEDRDEGLDGLAGKKQDESRKEGNPGGDNPRNRGLTLRANHHPTVKPTDLMRYLCRLVTPRNGIILDPFMGSGSTGKAAILEGFRFFGIEREGEYFEIAHRRIQDAQKQPDMFHMSAT; encoded by the coding sequence ATGGCAACTCTCGATGCTGAATCGATCGACTCAATCGTCACGGACCCTCCCTATGGAATTCGATTCATGGGAAAGGCGTGGGACGGGTCGGACATCGAGAACACTGTGTCCGTCAAAATGCGCAAGAATACCGTTCGTGCGGACAGTTATAAGCGCCACGATGGACTGGCGTTCGCGGCCGGAACCTACGACACTTCGCCTTCTGGCAATACGGCCTTCCAGATCTGGACGCAAGCATGGGCTTTAGAAGCTTTCCGAATTCTCAGGCCAGGTGGGCATCTCCTCTCATTCGCGTCCCCACGCACTTACCATCGCATGACAACTGGCATCGAGGATGCGGGCTTTGAGATTAGAGATCAGATAATGTGGCTATTCGGCTCTGGGTTCCCCAAATCCCACAACCTCGATGGGAATTACGAAGGTTGGGGTACCGCCCTCAAACCGGCGCACGAACCCATCGTTGTTGCCAGAAAGCCACTGAAAGGTACTGTTGCCGACAATATGCTTAGGCACGGAACAGGTGCTCTGAATATTGATGCTTCAAGAATTTCGACAGAAGAGGTTCTCGCCGCTGGGGCCGGCGGTCTCTTTTCCCATATCCGTGATGGAAAGCCCTACCCCACTCGCACCCGCGAGAACGAAGCGAGCGCAAATAGACGATACTCAGGCTCTGGTGGCACCGACTTTGCCATGATTCCCGGTGTGAGAGGCGGAGACGAGCGCGGCCGCTGGCCCGCAAACGTAATACACGATGGCAGCGGCGAGGTATTGGCTTCATTCCCCCAGGCAACAGGACAGCAGGCACCCGTCACAGGCCGTGAGCCGAGCAGTAAAACGAACAACGTATACAGTTCTTTCAATGGCCGCCCAGCCACAACTCCGCGTGGTGATTCAGGAAGTGCGGCTCGTTTCTACTACTGTGCGAAGGCCAGCAAAGAGGACCGTGACGAAGGGCTGGATGGCCTTGCGGGTAAAAAACAAGACGAATCCCGCAAAGAGGGAAATCCTGGCGGCGATAATCCGCGGAATCGCGGTTTAACGCTACGCGCCAACCATCATCCCACCGTCAAGCCCACAGACTTGATGCGCTATCTGTGTCGCCTCGTAACGCCCCGCAACGGCATAATCCTTGACCCATTTATGGGATCTGGTAGTACGGGGAAAGCTGCGATATTGGAGGGATTTCGTTTCTTCGGCATTGAGCGCGAGGGGGAATACTTTGAAATCGCGCACAGACGTATTCAGGACGCTCAGAAACAACCCGATATGTTTCACATGAGCGCGACATGA
- a CDS encoding TIR domain-containing protein, whose translation MKSIRIFVASPGDVTEEREILSNIVIPELRRIFSNQQMFDSQQSIDLEVVRWETHAWPAVGADAQDVINKEIGAYDIFVGVMWKRFGTPTKRAGSGTGEEFDRAYEYFKSYGKPYIMFYFKTSPFYTTNAKELAQFQRVSRFKQKLEKLGLLFWEYGSSIDFERFVREHLIRQIAQIIPAAAAVADSKQGRGKAAATDTESSRRKASPQIFISHARGDVEKVKLISDSLREAGFRPWLDSEQILPGQRWATEIYSAIEKSDFFLIFLSKESLNVNGRAYAENELRILESVLQSKDKAVVIPVRLDDVDPPMPLRGYRWIDYFAKDGPEELIQALRNWEQREQ comes from the coding sequence ATGAAGAGTATTCGAATATTTGTAGCGTCGCCTGGAGACGTCACGGAAGAGCGAGAAATCCTGTCGAATATCGTGATTCCTGAGTTACGGCGAATTTTCAGTAACCAGCAGATGTTCGACAGCCAGCAATCTATAGACCTTGAAGTGGTGCGATGGGAGACGCATGCGTGGCCTGCGGTCGGGGCCGACGCTCAGGATGTAATCAACAAAGAAATCGGCGCATACGACATTTTCGTGGGGGTGATGTGGAAGAGGTTTGGCACCCCAACGAAGCGGGCTGGGTCTGGAACAGGAGAGGAATTTGATCGTGCCTATGAATATTTCAAGTCATATGGGAAGCCTTACATCATGTTTTATTTCAAGACGAGTCCCTTCTACACCACGAATGCGAAAGAGCTGGCCCAGTTCCAGCGGGTTTCTCGCTTCAAGCAGAAGCTGGAAAAATTAGGCTTACTGTTCTGGGAGTATGGGTCTTCTATCGACTTTGAAAGATTCGTAAGAGAACACCTGATCCGACAGATAGCACAAATTATCCCCGCAGCGGCCGCCGTCGCGGATTCGAAACAAGGGAGGGGGAAAGCAGCCGCGACGGATACGGAATCATCCAGACGAAAAGCTTCTCCCCAAATTTTCATCTCTCACGCCAGAGGTGATGTCGAGAAAGTCAAACTAATTTCCGATTCGCTGAGAGAGGCAGGATTTCGGCCATGGCTGGATAGTGAGCAGATACTGCCTGGTCAAAGATGGGCGACTGAGATTTATAGCGCAATTGAGAAGTCAGATTTCTTCCTCATTTTCCTATCAAAGGAGTCACTCAACGTTAACGGTCGCGCCTATGCAGAGAACGAGCTTAGGATTTTGGAGTCAGTTCTACAATCCAAGGACAAAGCTGTAGTCATCCCGGTCAGGCTAGATGATGTAGACCCTCCGATGCCCCTGAGGGGCTATAGATGGATTGACTACTTCGCTAAAGATGGTCCCGAGGAGTTAATACAGGCACTTCGAAACTGGGAGCAACGGGAACAATAA